The stretch of DNA CGACCGGGTGCGGCACCCGGTCCAGGTTGATCCGCTGCACCACGCCGGGCAGGCCCAGGCAGTGGTCGCCGTGGAAGTGCGTCACGCCGATCCGGGTGATCCCGGTAGCGGAGACCCCGGCGTGCAGCATCTGCCGCTGGGTGCCCTCGCCCGGGTCGAACAGCAGGCCCTCGCCGTCCCAGCGGAGCAGGTAGCCGTTGTGGTTGCGGTGCCGGGTGGGCACCTGGCTGGCGGTGCCGAGGACGACGAGTTCGCGCACGGACACCGAATCAGACCATGTTCTCGGTCATCGGCTTGCCGCCCAGCAGGTGCACGTGCGCGTGGAAGACGGTCTGGCCCGCGCCCGCACCGGTGTTGAAGATCAGCCGGTAGTCCTTCAGGCCCGCCTCCTCGGCCACCCGGCCCGCCTCGGCGAGCAGCTCGCCGGCGACGGCCGGCTCGGCGGCGGCCAGCTCGGCGGCGTTCGGGTAGTGCAGGTGCGGGATGACCAGCACGTGGGTGGGGGCCTTGGGCGCGATGTCGCGGAAGGCGAGGGTGCGCTCCGTCCTCCTCAGGACCGTCGCCGGGATCTCGCCCGCCACGATCTTGCAGAACAGGCAGTCGGACTGTGCCTCGCCGGCCATCTCGCTCTCCTCACACAGGTTCAGGACACAGGCTCAGGGGCCCGCCAGTGAAAGCCTATCGGGCCAGCCGGGCCAGCTCGGCCGGGTCGTGGGCGCAGAACAGCGTGACCTCCCGCTCGTGCTCCCGGCGCAGTGCCCGCAGCCGCTCCTGGTTGTGCCGGCGGGCCGCGTCGTCCACCGCCAGCGCCCGCTGGAAGAGCGCCAGCCCGAGCGGGGCCCGGCCCACCGCCGGGTCGGCCTCGCCGTGGTGGAAGTAGGCGTCGCCGCAGTGCAGCAGCCAGGAGTCGCCGCTGCGCACGGCCACCGCGCTGTGGCCCCGGGTGTGGCCGGGCAGCGGCACCAGCAGCACCTCGGGCGCGTCCAGCACCCGGGTGGCCGCGAAGCCGTACCAGTGCTCGCCGTCCGGCTCGTGCGCCACCCACTTCGGGCCGTGCGCCCACTGGGCCGTGCGGTAGCGCTGCCGCTCGTTCCGGTTGCGCGGCACCACGGCCGCCGCCAGCTCCTCGCCGAAGACGTGCACCCGCGCCCAGGGGAAGTCGGAGAGCCCGCCCGCGTGGTCCGGGTCGAGGTGGGTCAGCACGATGTCCCGCACGTCCCGGGGGTCGTGGCCGAGCGCCCGCACCTGGTGCAGCGCGGTGCGGGCCAGGCTCAGCCGGGGCCGGGACATCACGGTCAGCCCCGGCCCGAGCCGCTTCGGGTCGGCCACGTCGGCCGTGCCGAAGCCGGTGTCCACCAGCACCAGCCCCTCCGGGCCCTCGACCAGCAGGCAGTGCCCCACCAGGTGGTCGCCGCCCAGCAGGGCCCGGCCGCCGCGCGGGCACATCGTCGCGCAGTCCAGGTGATGGATCGTCATGCTCTTCTCCCCCGAGTCTCCGGCCGGGGCACCACCTTGCCCGTGCCCCGGCGGCTTGGCAACGGGGTCAGGGCAGCGGCGGCGGGGTGAGCGCCGGACGCTCGGCCAGCGCCGCCAGGGCCAGCCGGACGCCCTCGGCCAGCTGGGTGTCGCGGCCGGCCACCCAGTCCTGCGGGGCGATCGCCACCTCCACGTCCGGGTCGACCCCGTGGTTCTCCACGCCCCAGCCGTAACCCTCCAGCCAGTACGCGTACTTGGGCTGGGTGACCAGGGTGCCGTCGACCAGGGTGTACTTGCTGTCGATGCCGATCACCCCGCCCCAGGTGCGGGTGCCGACCACCGGGCCGATGCCCAGGGCCTGGATCGCCGCGTTGACGATGTCGCCGTCCGAGCCGGAGTACTCGTCGGCCAGCGCCACCACCGGGCCGCGCGGGGCGTCGTGCGGGTAGGAGTCGGGGTGGGCCAGGTCGCGGCCCCGGTCCCAGCCGACGATCCGGCGGGCCAGCTTCTCGACGATCAGCTGCGAGGTGTGGCCGCCCTGGTTCTCCCGCAGGTCCACGACCACGCCCTCCTTGGCCATCTCCACCCGCAGGTCGCGGTGGAGCTGCGCCCAGCCCGAGCCGACCATGTCCGGCACGTGCAGGTAGCCCAGCCGGCCGTCCGAGAGCGCGCGGACCTCGGCCCGCCGCCCGGCCACCCAGTCGTGGTAGCGCAGCGCCTCCTCACTGGCGAGCGGCACCACCACCGGGTGCCGCTCCACGCCGTCCGGCCCGGCCACGGTCAGCTCGACCGGCTGCCCGGCGGTGCCGGCCAGCAGCGGCGCGGGCCCGGTGACCGGGTCGACCGGGCGGCCGTTGACGGCCAGGATCGCGTCCCCGGCCCGCACGGCCACCCCGGGCGCGGCCAGCGGCGAGCGGGCCCGCGGGTCGGAGGACTCGCCGGGCAGCACCCGGGCCACCCGCCAGCGCTCGCCGTCCCGGGCCAGGTCGGCGCCGAGCAGGCCCTGCCGGCGCAGTGCGTCGGCGCCCCGGCCGGGCGGCACCACGTAGGCGTGCGAGGTGCCCAGCTCGGCGACCACCTCCCAGAGCAGGTCGGTCAGGTCGTCGTGCGAGCCCAGCTTCTCGACCAGCGGCCGGTAGCGCTCCAGCGTGCCCGCCCAGTCGAAGCCGCCCAGGTCGGCCCGCCAGTAGTTGTCCCGCATCAGGCGGCCGTTCTCGTCGAACATCTGCCGCCACTCGGCCGCCGGATCGACGGCCACCCGCAGCCGGGCGAGATCGACCTCGATCTCCTCCTCCTCGCCCGCCTTGTGCCCGGCGGGCAGCGAGCGCAGCGCGCCGTGGTCGTAGACGGTCAGCCGCTGGCCGTCCCCGCTGACCGCGAAGTCGTCCAGCTCCGCGACGAGTTCCTCCACCTTGAGCTTCTTCAGGTCGTACCGCTCCAGGCTGGCCCGGGGCTGCTCGTCCTCCAGCGAGGCCGCGCCGTCGCCGAGCTCGCCGACCAGCGGCAGCCTGGTCCAGAGCACCGCGTCCTTGGCCGCGAGCAGCTGGCCGAACCGGCCGCCCTCCACCGGGAACGGGATGATCCGGTCGGCGATCCCCTCCAGGTCGACCCGGGTGGCGGGCGGCGCCTCGGCGGCCTCCTCCTCGCCCTCCTTGACCTCCTTCTTCGGCTCCTCCTCGTCCCCCACCGGGCGGCCGGCCCGCTGCGGGCCGAACGGCGAGGGGGTGTCGGCGGCCAGCGTGATCAGGTACGGGCGGCAGCCGGTCGGGAAGGAGAGGTCGAAGACGTGGGCGTCGTAGACCGGGTCGAAGTGCCGCACCGAGAGGAAGGCCAGGTGCCGGCCGTCGGCCGTGAAGGCGGGTGCGTAGTCGACGAACCGGGCCGGGGTGGCCTCGGCCACCGTGCCGGCGGCCACCTCGGCGAGCATGATCTGCCGCAGGCTCCACGGCCCGAGCGCGGGCTGCGACCAGGCCAGCCAGGCGGAGTCCGGTGACCAGACCAGGCCGTGCACCTCGCCCTCGGTGCTGCGGGCCAACTCCCGCACCTCGCCGCCGTCCAGGCCCACCACCAGCACCCGGCCGTCGTGCGAGGCCACCGCCAGCCGGGCGCCGTCCGGCGAGACGGCCAGCTCCACCGCGCGGCCCAGCTGCCCGGCGGCCAGCCGCCGCCGCTCGGCGCCGAGCGCAGCCGGGGCGTACTCGACCGCGTCCTCGCCCTCGGCGTCGCTCACCCAGAGCGCGCCCTGCTCGCCGCCCTCCGGCGGGGCGGGCACCACGGCCACCAGCCGGGCCCGCACCCCGGGCTCCTCGCTGATCACCCGGGCCGGGCCCTCCCGGTGGGTCAGCCAGTGCACCGTGCCGCGCACCTGGGCCACCGAGGCCCGCCCGGTGTGGTCCGGCGCCGATTCGTCCAGCTGCCCGGCAAGCGGGTGCGGGCGCCGGCCCGTGCGCGGGCCGGCCAGGTCCACCTCGATCCGGCGCGGGGCGGCTCCCGCCAGGTCGTCCAGCAGCCAGAGCTCGCCCGCCCGGTGCCAGACCACCCGACGGCCGTCGGTGGTCGCGTCCCGGGCGTAGAACTCCGTGGAGTCGCCGTGCCGGCGCAGGTCCTCGCCCTCCGGCGTGCTGGAGTACAGCTGCCCCACGCCCTCGTGGTCGGAGAGGAAGGCGATCCGCTCGCCGATCCACATCGGCGCGGCGATGTTGCCGCCGAGCCCGGCGTGCACCCGCTCGAACTCGCCCGCCCCGATCCAGAGTTTGCCGACCTGCCCGCCCCGGTACCGCTTCCAGCGGGCCGGGTCCGTGCTCGACGCACTCAGCAGCAGCGCCCGCGGCCCGCCCGGCTCCAGCGCCAGCCCGCCGATCGGCCCGTACGGCAGCCGCTCCGGCTCGCCGCCGTCCAGCGGCAGGGCGTACGACCAGGTGCGGCGGGCCGTGCTGTGCCCGGCCGCCGTGACGGCGACCGGGCGGCCGTCGGGCAGCCACCCGCGCAGCGCGGTGGTCGCGCTCCCCCAGTACGTCAGCCGCCGCACCTCGCCCCCGGCCACCGGCGCCACGTGCACCTCGGGACGCCCGTCCCGCAGCGAGGTCCAGGCCAGGCTGGCCCCGTCCGGCGAGAACCTCGGCCCACGCACCGGCACTTGATCCGCCGTCACCCGCCAGGCCCGCCCCCCCTCCAGCGGAGCCAGCCAGACATCGTCCTCGGCGACGAAGGCGACCAAGTCGCCGGACACGTGCGGGTATCGCAGGTAAGAACTCACGAGCGCCACTCTAAGCAGCAAGTGTTTGCCGTATCCAGGAGTTGCACCATCCAGGGGCGCGGGGAACGGCGCGGCCAGCCATGCAAGGTCCGCACTCTTACACTCATGCCCTCGTTGCACTATCCGTTGACGGTGCAACTGGCTGCGCGGGCGAGATGACTCGAAGGCTTCTTCCGACTTCGCGCAGTTCCCCGCGCCCCTGATGTGCTGACCCAGAGTGCCTATTGCCAGCGTCCGGAGTGGGCCAAGAGCAGGGCACCCGCCGCCACGCCTGCCGTGGAGGTACGCAGGACGGAGGGGCCGAGGCGGTGGGGGTGGGCGCCGGCCTCGGCGAAGGCCGCCAGTTCGTCCGGGGAGATGCCGCCTTCGGGGCCGACGATCAGGACCAGGTCGCCGGCGGGCGGGAGGGAGGCCGTCGCCAGGGGGAGCGAGCCCTCCTCGTGGAGGACGGCCGCGAAGGCGGCCCCGGCGAGCAGGGGGGCGAGCTGACGGGTGGTCATGAGGTCGCGGACCTCGGGGAAGCGGAGTCGGCGGGCCTGCTTGCCGGCCTCCTTCGCGGTGGCGCGCCACTTGGCCAGGGCCTTGGCGCCGCGGTCGCCCTTCCACTGGGTGATGCAGCGGGAGGCGGCCCAGGGGATCACCACGTCGACACCGACCTCGGTCATGGTCTCGACGGCGAGTTCGCCGCGGTCGCCCTTGGGGAGGGCCTGGACCACCACGATCCGGGCCGGGGCCGGCGGCTCCTCGCGGACCTCGGCGACCAGCACGTCCAGCGCGTCCTTGCCGTGCACGGCCGCGACCGAGCCGTGCACGCCGAGGCCGAGGCCGTCCGCCAGGGTGACGGCCTCGCCGGGCTCCAGGCGCTTCACGGCGGCGGCGTGCCGCCCCTCGGGGCCGTCGAGCCGGAGCAGCACGCCGGGGGCGGCCCCCGCCAGCCGCTCGGTCTCGACGACGAACACGGGCGCGGTCATGGCACTCCTCGGTGCAAGGGCATCGGTACAGAAAAAACGGCCCCCGCACCGGACGTGCGGCGCGGGGGCTCGAAGCGGGACGGACAGCGGCGGCCTACCGGCCGTTGAACGCGTCCTTCAGCCGGGAGAACAGGCCCTGCTGGCCGGGGGCGAAGGTGCCCGAGGGGCGCTCCTCGCCGCGCAGCAGCGCGAGGCGGCGCAGCAGCTCCTCCTGCTCGGGGTCGAGCTTGGTGGGGGTCTGCACCTCGACGTGCACTATCAGGTCGCCCCGGCCGCCGCCGCGCAGGTGGGTGATGCCCCGGCCGTGTAGCGGGATGGACTGGCCGGACTGGGTGCCGGGCCGGATGTCCACCTCCTCGACGCCGTCCAGGGTCTGCAGCGGCACCTGGGTGCCGAGCGCCGCGGCGGTCATCGGGATGGTGACCGTGCAGTGCAGGTCGTCGCCGCGCCGCTGGAAGGTCGGGTGGGTGGTCTCGGCGATCTCGACGTAGAGGTCACCGGCCGGGCCGCCGCCGGGGCCGACCTCGCCCTCGCCGGCCAGCTGGATCCGGGTGCCGTTGTCGACACCGGCGGGGATCTTGACCGTGAGGGTGCGGCGGGCGCGGACGCGCCCGTCGCCGGCGCACTCGGGGCACGGGGTCGGGACGACGGTGCCGAAGCCCTGGCACTGCGGGCAGGGGCGCGAGGTCATCACGTTGCCGAGGAAGGAACGGGTCACCTGGGAGACCTCGCCCTTGCCGCGGCACATGTCACAGGTCTGCGCCGAGGTGCCGGGAGCGGCGCCCTCACCGGAGCAGGTGGTACAGGTGACGGCGGTGTCGACCTGGAGCTCCTTGGTGGTGCCGAACGCGGCCTCCTCCAGGCTGATCTCCAGGCGGATCATCGCGTCCTGGCCCCGGCGGGTCCGCGAGCGCGGTCCGCGCTGACCGGCCGCCGCGCCGAAGAAGGCGTCCATGATGTCGGAGAAGCCGAAGCCCGCCGCGCCCGCGCCGAAGCCGCCGGCGCCACCGCCGCCGTTCGGGGAGAGCGGGTCGCCGCCGAGGTCGTAGACCTGGCGCTTGGCCGGGTCGGAGAGCACCTCGTAAGCGGCGTTGATCTCCTTGAACCGCTCCTGCGTCTTCGGGTCCGGGTTGACGTCCGGGTGCAGTTCACGGGCGAGGCGCCGGAACGCCTTCTTGATCTCGTCCTGCCCCGCATCCCGTCGGACGCCGAGTACCGCGTAGTAGTCCGTGGCCACCAAATGCTCCGCTTGTTCCGCCTGTTGAAGTGCTGCGACTGGTCACCGGGCCCCACGGCCCGGTTGGTCCTCTACGATTCGGCCAGGATCTGGCCGACGTACCGTGCCACCGCACGCACCGCCCCCATTGTGCCCGGGTAGTCCATCCGGGTCGGGCCGATCACGCCCAGCTTCGCCACGCTCTCGTCGCCCGAACCGTAACCGACGGACACGACCGAGGTGGAATTCAGGCCCTCGTAGTCGTTCTCCCGGCCGATCCGGACCGTCACCCCGGCGTCGGGCGTCTCACCCAGCAGGCGCAGCAGCACCACCTGCTCCTCCAGGGCCTCCAGGACGGGCTGGATGGTGAGCGGGAAGTCGTGGCCGAACCGGGTCAGGTTGGCCGTGCCGGCCAGCATGATCCGCTCCTCGTTCTGCTCGGCGAGCGTCTCGAAGAGGGTGGCCAGCACGGTGGTGACGGTGGCCCGGTCGGGCGGCTCGAAGGCGGCCGGCAGGTCGTCGAGCAGGGCCGGCACGTCGGGCAGCCGCTGGCCGCCGGCCCGGCTGTTGAGCCGGGCCCGCAGGTCGGCCAGCACCGTCTCGCCGACCGGGCCCGGGCAGTCGACCATCCGTTGCTCGACCCGGCCGGTGTTGGTGATCAGCACCAGCATGACCTTGCTCGGGGCCAGCGCCACCAGCTCGACGTGCCGCACGGTGGAGCGGGAGAGCGAGGGGTACTGGACCACGGCGACCTGCCGGGTGAGCTGCGCGAGCAGCCGCACGGTGCGGGCCACGGTGTCGTCCAGGTCGACCGAGCCGTCCAGGAAGTGCCGGATGGCCCGGCGCTCCGGGGCGCTCATCGGCTTGACCTCGGCCAGCCGGTCGACGAACAGGCGGTACCCCTTGTCGGTGGGGATCCGCCCGGCGCTGGTGTGCGGCTGGTGGATGTACCCCTCCTCCTCCAGCGCCGCCATGTCGTTGCGCACGGTGGCCGGGGAGACGCCGAGGCTGTGCCGCTCGACCAGCGCCTTGGAGCCGACGGGCTCCTCGGTGCCGACGTAGTCCTGCACGATGGCGCGCAGCACCGAGAGCTTGCGGTCGTCCAACGGCCGCTCGCTGAACATGGCACGCACCTCCGTCTTCGTCCGTTGAGCTGACAGCGCTTCCTACTGCTTGCAGCGTCTCCTCTGGCACTCCGGAAGGCAGAGTGCCAGCACCGTACCAGCCAGTGTAAGGCCCGCCCACCACCGCAGGAACGGCCCGCCCGCGTGATCCTCGTCCGATTCGCGCTCGTTCCGCGCGGCATTCCTCCCGCTTTCGCCCGGCCCGGGCGCACCCCGGGATCCGTCCGGCGCGGGGCGGTGCCCGCGCGGTCGCGGGGTGGCAGCATCGAAGACGGACAGTGATATCGGCAGTTCTCACGAAGGAGCAGCGATGTCGGCGTCACCTCAGCACTCCCGTTTCGCCCCCGACCGCGGACTCACCGGTCGGATGGTCCTCACCATGTTCGTGATCGGGCTGCTCTATGTCGGCTTCACCGGGGTGCTGATCGTCCTGCTGCGCGGGGCGTGGCCGCTGGTGGTGCTGATCTCCGGCGGGCTCTTCGTCGCCCAGTTCTGGTTCAGTGACAAGATCACCGAACGGGCGATGGGCGCCCACGAGGTCACCCCCGAGCAGTACCCGCAGCTGCACGGCACCATTGACCGGCTCTGCGCCCTCGCCGACATGCCCAAGCCCCGGGTCGCGGTGGCCGACACCGACATGCCGAACGCCTTCGCCACCGGCCGCAACCCGCAGAACGCGGTGGTCTGCGTCACCACCGGCC from Kitasatospora sp. MMS16-BH015 encodes:
- a CDS encoding histidine triad nucleotide-binding protein, with translation MAGEAQSDCLFCKIVAGEIPATVLRRTERTLAFRDIAPKAPTHVLVIPHLHYPNAAELAAAEPAVAGELLAEAGRVAEEAGLKDYRLIFNTGAGAGQTVFHAHVHLLGGKPMTENMV
- a CDS encoding MBL fold metallo-hydrolase translates to MTIHHLDCATMCPRGGRALLGGDHLVGHCLLVEGPEGLVLVDTGFGTADVADPKRLGPGLTVMSRPRLSLARTALHQVRALGHDPRDVRDIVLTHLDPDHAGGLSDFPWARVHVFGEELAAAVVPRNRNERQRYRTAQWAHGPKWVAHEPDGEHWYGFAATRVLDAPEVLLVPLPGHTRGHSAVAVRSGDSWLLHCGDAYFHHGEADPAVGRAPLGLALFQRALAVDDAARRHNQERLRALRREHEREVTLFCAHDPAELARLAR
- a CDS encoding S41 family peptidase — translated: MALVSSYLRYPHVSGDLVAFVAEDDVWLAPLEGGRAWRVTADQVPVRGPRFSPDGASLAWTSLRDGRPEVHVAPVAGGEVRRLTYWGSATTALRGWLPDGRPVAVTAAGHSTARRTWSYALPLDGGEPERLPYGPIGGLALEPGGPRALLLSASSTDPARWKRYRGGQVGKLWIGAGEFERVHAGLGGNIAAPMWIGERIAFLSDHEGVGQLYSSTPEGEDLRRHGDSTEFYARDATTDGRRVVWHRAGELWLLDDLAGAAPRRIEVDLAGPRTGRRPHPLAGQLDESAPDHTGRASVAQVRGTVHWLTHREGPARVISEEPGVRARLVAVVPAPPEGGEQGALWVSDAEGEDAVEYAPAALGAERRRLAAGQLGRAVELAVSPDGARLAVASHDGRVLVVGLDGGEVRELARSTEGEVHGLVWSPDSAWLAWSQPALGPWSLRQIMLAEVAAGTVAEATPARFVDYAPAFTADGRHLAFLSVRHFDPVYDAHVFDLSFPTGCRPYLITLAADTPSPFGPQRAGRPVGDEEEPKKEVKEGEEEAAEAPPATRVDLEGIADRIIPFPVEGGRFGQLLAAKDAVLWTRLPLVGELGDGAASLEDEQPRASLERYDLKKLKVEELVAELDDFAVSGDGQRLTVYDHGALRSLPAGHKAGEEEEIEVDLARLRVAVDPAAEWRQMFDENGRLMRDNYWRADLGGFDWAGTLERYRPLVEKLGSHDDLTDLLWEVVAELGTSHAYVVPPGRGADALRRQGLLGADLARDGERWRVARVLPGESSDPRARSPLAAPGVAVRAGDAILAVNGRPVDPVTGPAPLLAGTAGQPVELTVAGPDGVERHPVVVPLASEEALRYHDWVAGRRAEVRALSDGRLGYLHVPDMVGSGWAQLHRDLRVEMAKEGVVVDLRENQGGHTSQLIVEKLARRIVGWDRGRDLAHPDSYPHDAPRGPVVALADEYSGSDGDIVNAAIQALGIGPVVGTRTWGGVIGIDSKYTLVDGTLVTQPKYAYWLEGYGWGVENHGVDPDVEVAIAPQDWVAGRDTQLAEGVRLALAALAERPALTPPPLP
- a CDS encoding 16S rRNA (uracil(1498)-N(3))-methyltransferase, with the protein product MTAPVFVVETERLAGAAPGVLLRLDGPEGRHAAAVKRLEPGEAVTLADGLGLGVHGSVAAVHGKDALDVLVAEVREEPPAPARIVVVQALPKGDRGELAVETMTEVGVDVVIPWAASRCITQWKGDRGAKALAKWRATAKEAGKQARRLRFPEVRDLMTTRQLAPLLAGAAFAAVLHEEGSLPLATASLPPAGDLVLIVGPEGGISPDELAAFAEAGAHPHRLGPSVLRTSTAGVAAGALLLAHSGRWQ
- the dnaJ gene encoding molecular chaperone DnaJ, whose protein sequence is MATDYYAVLGVRRDAGQDEIKKAFRRLARELHPDVNPDPKTQERFKEINAAYEVLSDPAKRQVYDLGGDPLSPNGGGGAGGFGAGAAGFGFSDIMDAFFGAAAGQRGPRSRTRRGQDAMIRLEISLEEAAFGTTKELQVDTAVTCTTCSGEGAAPGTSAQTCDMCRGKGEVSQVTRSFLGNVMTSRPCPQCQGFGTVVPTPCPECAGDGRVRARRTLTVKIPAGVDNGTRIQLAGEGEVGPGGGPAGDLYVEIAETTHPTFQRRGDDLHCTVTIPMTAAALGTQVPLQTLDGVEEVDIRPGTQSGQSIPLHGRGITHLRGGGRGDLIVHVEVQTPTKLDPEQEELLRRLALLRGEERPSGTFAPGQQGLFSRLKDAFNGR
- the hrcA gene encoding heat-inducible transcriptional repressor HrcA, giving the protein MFSERPLDDRKLSVLRAIVQDYVGTEEPVGSKALVERHSLGVSPATVRNDMAALEEEGYIHQPHTSAGRIPTDKGYRLFVDRLAEVKPMSAPERRAIRHFLDGSVDLDDTVARTVRLLAQLTRQVAVVQYPSLSRSTVRHVELVALAPSKVMLVLITNTGRVEQRMVDCPGPVGETVLADLRARLNSRAGGQRLPDVPALLDDLPAAFEPPDRATVTTVLATLFETLAEQNEERIMLAGTANLTRFGHDFPLTIQPVLEALEEQVVLLRLLGETPDAGVTVRIGRENDYEGLNSTSVVSVGYGSGDESVAKLGVIGPTRMDYPGTMGAVRAVARYVGQILAES